Below is a window of Mauremys mutica isolate MM-2020 ecotype Southern chromosome 11, ASM2049712v1, whole genome shotgun sequence DNA.
CAGCGGATTGTTCAAGAGAGTTTTGATTAGAAAAAATACTACTTTGTTGAGGGAAAAGCAGCGATCAGGTGACCATAAGGTGCTGACCTGGTTTCAGTTGTCAATCTCTCATACTCCAAGCTAACTGGGTTAATGTAGAGGAAGGGTTGTCTCTGTGCTCTGTAGCTTAATTCTGTGTTTCCTTAACAGGATCATCTTGTCCTCCACGGAGTGTTACATTGTGCATGAAATCTACAATGGGGAGAATGCTCAGGACCAGTTTGAGTACgagctggagcaggccctggAAGCACAGTACAAATATATAGTGATAGAGCCCACTCGCATCGGTGACGAGACCGCTCGCTGGATCACCGTTGGGAACTGCCTGCACAAGACCGCCGTCCTAGCAGGCACTGCTTGTCTCTTCACCCCTCTGGCACTTCCAGTAGATTATTCCCATTACATCTCCCTGCCTGCTGGCGTGCTGAGCATGGCCTGCTGCACCCTCTACGGTATCTCCTGGCAGTTTGACCCCTGCTGCAAGTACCAAGTGGAGTATGATGCCTATAAACTTTCCCGCCTGCCCCTGCATACGCTCACTTCCTCCACTCCTGTGGTGCTGGTGAGAAAGGATGACCTGCACAGAAAGAGACTGCATAACACGATAGCACTCGCTGCCCTGGTGTACTGTGTAAAGAAGATCTATGAACTCTACGTTGTATGACTTCAGTAGGGAAAAGAGAAACCCACAAAGACAAGTGTATTAAGACTCCCACAGtaacatttttttccctctgagaAGCAGTGGAGACTGGGAAGGCATTTGGTTTAATAgagttgttatttttaaaataacacatCACTGGTGCACCAAAGTTTTTCAGTTCTTCATTACTCTTAAGATGTGGATCTGCAGTGGCTTGAGAGCTGTATGCTAGGCTGTGGGAGCCAAATCCAGCAGTGGAACGTTGATGGAAGAAAACTATATAAAGGGGGTgtgaaaggttttttgttttgtttttttggggagggAAAACCTTTAAGTATATTGTTTAATTGTATACACAGAACCAGCCCAAAGTTATCATTGACCATTAAAAGATGAGAATTTCAAATGCTTTTGCGCTCTTTCCTACTAAAGTGGCTCCTTTTAGGAGTTTGGATCAAGTGGGGAGGGGACCTAACATTTTGCCATGGAAGCCATGGCAATTCACACTACTTATATACACAGCAGCAGTGCCCATGTGACCTTGCAGTCTGATGAAGGGATGGCTTTGGTGAGCAATGGGGTATTTGACTTCCTGTGCATCACCAGTTGCTTCTTGGTGAAGGGTGCCAGTTGTGACGGTGTTTATGATGATCTATCTTGAGCACTGATGCTCTGTTCTTAGACTGCAGTGCTGTCCTGCTGCTTTCTTCCTGAGCTCAGTGGGAATCGGTCTAAATTTCCTGTTGGTGCCACGCACTTCTTGCTCAACTTGCATACAAGTTCTTCTCCAGTGTGAACATATCTCCATTGGGTGTAAGATTAAGTTCTCTTGGTGTGGTAGGTAAGTCTTAAACTGCATTGGAGTTAAGGACTCCAGAGGGGAGCAGCTGATGACTTCACCCTTGTCATATTTTGTTACTGTCACGCATATTTGTGCAACCACTATGTGAAATTAAAATAGTATTAGCAACATGTGCCCTGATCATTTACTTCCTTTGGCATTGGTGATAACTTCTAGAGGAACTTGCTGTCAGTGCAAGAGGCCATCTACTGAATTGTGTAAAAATTCAATCTAGTGCATGAATTCCTGTTTCCTGTTTCCTAGCTGGAAACAGTCAAAATCCTGTTCTGCGTGAATGAAAAGCATTTGTAACTGACCAATCTTGCAAAACTGCGTTTTAAAGAGGAGTAGACACAGGCTCCTTTTTCCTCCTGCCAGATGGGATGGTAGGTGTGATCTGTTATAGAAAGACAGCTCTGCTTCCCGTGGACATGAGAGCAAAGTCCTGTAACCTGAACCGGGTATGTACAGGTGTACTGCCTGCTTAAATAGCTGTTGCAACTTGACCTCCAAAGCTGAGGCACTGACCTTGGAATGGAGTCACACAAGGTCAGAGACCAAACTAAACTCACCTTTTTCCATATGGCACAGCAGGCCAGAAAACTCCCTATCACGTCGAAATTTCAGCAGAATATTTTGACTAAGGTCTGGGATTTGTAGTCTTCTATTTTCATTTAAGCATCTGGTATGGAAGGCAAAGCTTTTGCTTCAGGCATATGTCCTCTACCTGCACAGATACAGGTAGGCTATgtttatgtcacggaggtcatggaagtcatgtcCATGAAgtccagagacctccatgacattgTCTGCTTCAGCctcaggggctgcaggactctaGCTGACAGTCAGTGGGGCCCACCTCAGGGTTCTGGCGACAGGGGGACACCTCGGTCAAGTGGCtgggggtgtcccattttctctttgggaaatctagtcaccctgcagcttccagcagccgtgggcagagggggaaccacagtggtgggggaaaccatggagctgcagcagcaaaagtcagacaggtcacggcttctgtgaatttttgtttgttgcccGTGACCtgaccatgacttttactaaaaaataaccatgacaaaatcttagccttaatgacAGGCTAATGTTTCACAGCCTGCAAACAGCATTTGAGTAACTCAAATGCTCAGATTTAGAAATGCCTGTGAACAATGCCAAGTGGAGGCTTTAAAGGGAGTTGCTGTGGAATCAGTTCACTTCTGACTCTTCGGGTGCCTGGGCTGGCCTCACTAGACAATGGCCATTGTGAAAGCCCTGGCCTTTGTTCTGTTACAAAAGCTGCTAATGCAGCTATCTCCATCCAAGGTTAAAAGTAGCTGAGATGTCAGAGCTATTTTATTTATAGCAACAATGAGCAGCTGcc
It encodes the following:
- the TMEM11 gene encoding transmembrane protein 11, mitochondrial; translated protein: MAAWGRRRAGPGSSSSGSGGRERIILSSTECYIVHEIYNGENAQDQFEYELEQALEAQYKYIVIEPTRIGDETARWITVGNCLHKTAVLAGTACLFTPLALPVDYSHYISLPAGVLSMACCTLYGISWQFDPCCKYQVEYDAYKLSRLPLHTLTSSTPVVLVRKDDLHRKRLHNTIALAALVYCVKKIYELYVV